GTGCCTTGCCGCCGCGGTGCACCCAGTACACGCGGGTGCCCGGCGCCGTCCGCAGCGGCAGCTCCTCGGCCGCCTGGTCGACCTCTACGACGGCCGTCACCTGGGTCTGCGCGGGCAGGTGCTCGAGGATCGTGGCGATCGCCGGCAGCGCGGTCTCGTCGCCGACGACCAGGTGGTGGTCGACCTCTGGCGACGCGTAGAAGTCGTGCCGCGGACCGGTCAGCGCGAGCTCGTCGCCCGGCTGCGCCGCGCTCGCCCACCGGGTGCTCGTGCTTGCGCCGTGCATCACCACGTCCACGTCCAGCTCCAGGGCGTGCGGGTCGAAGCGGCGCACGGTGTACGCGCGGGCGTCCGGCCGCCGGTCGCCGGTGGGGTACTGCAGCCGGCCGTCCGGGGTCCTTGTCGGCAGCGTGACGGTGCTCTGGCCGGGCAGCGGCAGGAACAGCTTCACCGCGTCGGCGGGCAGCTCGCCGCCGGGAAACCCGGCGAGCTCGGCGCCGCCGATGGTGACCCGCCGGAAGCGCGGCCCGAGCGCACGGTTCCTGCGCACCTCGACGCGGCGGAACGGCGCAGGGGCGGCGAGCCTGGCCTGCGCCCTGCGGCGGAGCTCGGTCTTGATCCACGGCATGCGAGTTAGGTTAGCCTAACCTGTAGCCGAGGGCCAGGTGACCTCAGTCGCGCCGGCTCCTGGCCCGGTAACGCACCCGGCGGTCCCAGCGGTCCACCTCGTGCCGCAGCGGCCGGGCGATGATGCCGCCGAGCGCGACCCCCGCGGCGAGCGCAAGCCCCGTCGTCGCCGCACCGAACAGGGTGGTGATCCCCTCCACCGGCGAGTCGTTGACCAGGATGTACATCCCCTGGTAGATCGACAGACCAGGCAGCAGCGGAACCACGCCGGACGTCGCGATGATCAGCCGCGGCACCTTCAGCCTGGACGCGGAGACGTCGGCCACCGCACCCACGAGCAGCGACGCCAGCCCGCTGGCCACCGAGGCACCGAAGCCCAGGTCCCTGGTGAACACGAAGATCGCCCAGGCGGCCGCGCCACCGATCGCCGCGACCAGCGAGGCCCGCCAGCGCGAGTACGACGCCAGCGCCCACATGGCGGCGACGAACCCACCGACGGGGACGAGCGCGTACGACGGCACCTGCGCGGTGACCTCCTGGATCGGCAGCAGCGTGCCGAAGCGGGAGATCAGCTCGAGCATCAGACCGACGCCGATGACGATGGCCAACGTCTGCAGCAGCACCTCGAAGTTGCGAGCCGCCGCGGTGAGGTAGTGCCCCTCGATCGCGTCCTGCACCGCGCCGACCAGGCCAAGCCCGGCGAGCAGCACGGTGATGCCGGTGGCCACCACGTACGACGGGCGCAGCGCCTCGTGACCGAGCGGCAGCCAGTACGGCAGCAGCGCGGCGAGGAACGCCACCCCCGTGACGAACGCGGCGCCGGCGGCGTTCTGGAAGAACGACGGCAGGTCCCAGCGGTTCAGTATCCGCAGCAGCCGGTCGATGCCCGCCGTGGCCACTGCCGCGACGAGCGCCACCAACGGGCCGCCGCCGAGCAGCAGCGCCACACCCGCGGCCAGGCCGCTGAGCCCGACGGTGACCAGCCACCTGCGGTACGGGTGCGGCGTGCACGATCTCGTCCAGCCGGGCGAGCGACTGGTCGAGCGACAGCCCTTCCACGATTTCGTCGACGAGACGGTACAACGCTTCCAGACGCGTGTAGTCCGCCGACCGGACCTTGACGATGCGCATCCCGGTGACCGGCTCGCCGTCGTCGCGCATGACCGAGACGGTGATGGACGTGAACGTGATGTCGACCTGGCACGAGGTGAGCCCGTACGCCGCGGCGACCCGCAACATGGTGGCGGTGACCCCGGCCGTCGGCGAACCGGACGAAAGCAGGGCCTCGCCGATGCGCATGGTGAGGTCGAGAACGTCGTGCGCGACGAGGTCGTCGACCTCGGTGTCGCGGTAGCGCGAGGCGACGATGGTCGGCGGTGCGCCGCCGCGCAAGATCTGCAGCGCACCCTTGGCCCGACGGGCGAAGATGCGAGCCCGTCCAGCGGGTACGAGGTCGTTGTCCACGTCCGGAAAGACTACGTGGCCAGCCGCGGGGTTTACCGGCCGCCGTGGTGAGTTGCGGCACCCGTTCGCCGGCGGGCCTTCTCCTTCGCCTCGTCCACGAGCGCGTCCGCCAGGAGCAGCTCGGGCAGCAGCTCGGGCTCGGTGGTGAGCGCCAGGAATGTCCGCCCGACGGTCAGGCCGTGGTCGGGGCGCGAGACGACGTCCACCGGCATCCCCGCGCCTACCGCGCCAGGCTCGAGCACCCGGAGGTACGCGCCAGGCACCGCGCGCTCGGTGAACCGACGAACCCAACCGCGCTCGGCCAGCCAGCCGGCGAACGTGCGGCAGGGAATGCGTACCGAGCACACCTCGAGCAGCGCATCACCGATCCGCCACCGCTCGCCGATCACCGCCGCGGTGACGTCCAGGCCTGTGGTGGTCAGGTTCTCGCCGAACACCCCGTTCGTCAGCGGCCGGCCGAGCTCCTCCTGCCACCGGTCCAGGTCCTCGCGCGCGTACGCGTACACCGCCTGGTCGTCGCCGCCGTGGTGGCGGTAGTCGCAGACGTGGTCGCCCACCACGCCGCTGGTGCCCTGCTCGGGCCCCGGCGCCCGCACCTCGACCTGCCCGTCGACCGGACGCTTGTCGATGCCGGTCACGTCGACGTCGGAATGCTCGGTCGGCCGGGCACGGCCCACGTTGACGGAAAGCAGCACCGGGGAGTTCGTCATGGCACCGAGCATACGGAGATCAGCTGCGGGCCTGCCGCTCCGGGAGTGCACCGGTGCGGGTGGCGAGCTCGAACTCCTGCCGCGGCCGGTGCAGCTGACCGAGCGAGACGTTCTCCCGCCGGAAGAACAGCGCGAACGTCCAGTCCCCCACGACCCGCACCTTGCGGTTCCAGGTGGGCATCCGGGACACGTGGTACGTGCGGTGCATGAACCAGGCAGGCAGGCCGGTCAGCTTGACCCCGTAGACCTGCGCGACCCCCTTGTGCAGCCCGAGGCTGGCGACCGAGCCGACGTGGGCGTGCCGGTACTCGTTCGCCTCACCGCCGCGGATCGTCGCGAGCACGTTCTTCGCCAGCAGCTTCGCCTGCCGCACCGCGTGCTGTGCGCTCGGCGCGCAGATCTCACCCGGGTTGGTGACGTCGGGGACGGCCGCGCAGTCGCCGGCGGCCCACGCGTCCGGCACGCCGTCGACGCGCAGCTTCGCGTCGCAGGCGACCCGGCCCTTCGCGTCGAGCGGCAGGTCAGTCGCGGCCAGCACCGGGTGCGGTTTGACGCCCGCGGTCCAGACGACGGTGTCCGACTCGAACTCGGTGCCGTCGGTCAGCCGCACCTGCCCGTCGACACACGAGTCCAGCTTCGTGTTGAGCCGCACCTCGATGCCGCGGTTCTCCAGCCGGTCGACGGTGTAGTTCGCCATGTCGAGGTCGACCTCGGGCATGATCCGGTCGGCCGCCTCGACGAGCACCCAACGCATCTCTGCCGGGTCCAGACCCTTGTAGTAATCGCAGGCGTCCCTGGCCATGTCCTCCAGCTCGGCGAGCGCCTCCACGCCCGCGTAACCGCCGCCGACGAAGACGAAGCTCAACGCCCGCCGCCGGCGCTTCTCGTCGTCGGTCGAGACGGCGAGGTCGAGCCGGCTGAGCACCTGGTTGCGCAGGTAGATGGCCTCGCCGACGTTGCGGAAGCCGATCCCCTCTTCGGCCAGGCCGGGCACCGGCAGGGTGCGTGCCACCGAGCCGAGCGCCAGCACCACGACGTCGTACCCGAGCTGCCGCTCCTCGCCGGAGATGGCCCTGATGGTGGCGGTGCGGCTGGCGTGGTCGAGGCCGGTCAGCTCCGCGTTGATGACCCGCACCTTCGGCAGCACCTTCCGCAGCGGCGCCACGACGTGCCGCGGCTCCAGGCTGCCGGCCGCGGCTTCGGGCAGGAACGGCTGGTACGTCATGTACGACTCCGGGCTGACCAGCGTCACGTGCGCCTGCCCCGGCCGCAGCCTGCGCTGCAGGCCGTAGGCGGTGTACATGCCGACGTAGCCGCCACCGATGACGAGGATGTGTGGTCGCGATGCGCTCATGGTTCGACGCTACCCCGAGTTGCCTGACCGCGGCGGCGGAAGGCCAGGGCGGGCAGCAGGAGCAGCGCCGCGACGGCGAGCGCGCCGACCACCAGCCAGCCGACGCCAGGCCGCACGGACGGCAGCACGGCGAACGCCAGCATGAACGCCAGGCCGGCGACGACCACCGTCGCGGTGCTCAGCGCCCAGCGGACGAGCACGCCACGCGCCACCTTCGAACCCGGCGGCAGCACGGCCGCGAGCGCGCCGGTCGCGTGCACCAGGTAGACCGCGGTCACCACAGCCGCGAGCACCCCCATGCCCGCGGCCGCCGACCGGGCGCTCGCGACGGCCACCAGGTACTCGACGACCAGCAGCACCAGCGTCCCCGTCGACCACACGCCGCTCGAGTCGAGCGTGCCGAGCACGGCCACCACCGCGACCACGACGACGAACCCGGACAGCGGCAGGTTGCTCGGCACCGCCGCCACCACGAACGCACTCGTCGCGACCGCGAGCACCAGGTGCGCCAACCGCACCACGAGCGCAACCCCGGTGCCGGTACGACGAAGCACCGGCCCGGCGAACCTCGACCGCGGGGTCATCGGGCCACTGCCTTCGGTGCGCGCGACATGGCCACCACGTCGCGGAGCACCGCGTCGGTGCTGCCTGCGCCCACCCAGCCGACGACCGGCACTCCGACCTCGCCGAGCAGGGCGACGGTGCGCTCCCGCTCCAGCTGCCAGATCCGCTGCGCCATCTCGTCGTGCAACCGCTGCGGCGGCGGTAGTGCGTCCGCCGGCCTGGTGCCGACCACGACGGTGGCCTGGCCGCGTTGCCGCAGCGTGGCCAGCAGCTCGATGCAGCGCTCCTCGAGCAACGGGCTCAGCACCACGGCGAGCGCACGGGCGGGCAGCAGCTGTGGACCGATGCGCCTGGCCCTGGACGTCCCAGCCGAGGGTGCCGGGCGTGGTGTCGACCAGCCAGTCGAGCGCCCGGGTCACCGCACCGCGGCCGTGCAGCCCGGAGAGGTCGCGGATGTGCCCGCCGAACTCCACCAGCGAGACGGTGTCGCCGGCACGCAGGTAGTGCGTGGCGATGGCACCGGCGGCTCGTACGGTGACGTCCAGGCTGCTCGCCGCACCGTGCACGCCGCCGGAGCGTCCGGCGCCGAACGCCGCGTCGAGCAACACGACGACCTCGGACATCCGGTCGGTGAGCGTGTCGTTGACGTGCAGATCGCCGAGCCTGGCGGTGACGCGCCAGTTCACCTGCCGTACCCGGTCGCCGAACGCGAACGGCCGCACGGCGGCGAACTCCAGCCCGTCGCCGTGCCTGCGGGACCGGTGGCCGCCCGCGGCCGCGAGCGCGTACGGCGTGAGGTCGGCGACGTGGAACCGCTCCTGCGTGCCGATTACGGTGATTCTGGCGCCCGGCAGGTCGACGGCCGCAGCGGTGCTGCCGAGGTGCGGACCGTGCGGTGACACCCGCGCCGGCCCAAGCTGGTGGCGGCCCCACCGCAACGCCTGCAGGCGTACGTCGACGTCGCACGGCACATCTGCCCGCACGGCGACCGTACGGGTCAGCGGGTCGACCGCCCGCAGCTGGTGCGGCAGCGCGAGCGAGACGGTGACGGCGTCCAGGTCGACGTCGCTGTGCAGCCGCACGGTGCCGACCACCGTCTCGCCTTCGAGCACCCGGTCGCGGTCGAGCAGCAGCGACGCCCGCAGCCGCGGCGCAGCGGCGCGGGCCCACGCGACGGCCGCGTACAGCGCGAACGGCACGCCGAGCACGACCACGTCGGCGCGGCCGAGCGCGAACCCGGCAAGCACGCACAGCATCGCCACGGCAACGGCCCGCCGGAACGCCCACGCAGGGGCAGCGCCGGCTGCCCTCACCGGGTGTCCTCCCAGTCGGCCGTGTAGGTCGGCGCCGCGGCCGTCCTCGGCGCCGGCACCTGCTCGAGCACTTCGGTGACGATGCCCGCGGCGGTCACCCGGCGCAGCCACATCTCCGGCTTCACCGTGACCCGGTGCGCGAGCGCTGCCGGCGCGACCTGCTGGACGTCCTCGGGCAGCAGGTAGTCGCGTCCGCGCAGCACGGCCATCGCCCGCGCGCCGGCCAGCACGGCGAGAGCGCCGCGCGGCGACGCGCCGACCAGCACCTGGCTGTGCGCGCGGGTGGCGGCGACAAGCGCGACCACGTACCGCCCGACGGTGTCCTCGACGGCCACCTGCTCCACCGCGTGCTGCATGGCAGACAGCGTCGCCTTGTCCACCACCGGGTCGAGCAGCTGCGCCTCCTGCTGCCGCGCGATCCGCCGGCGCAGCACCTCCCACTCGTCGTCGTCGCTGGGATAGCCGAGCGACACCCGCAGCAGGAACCGGTCGAGCTGCGCCTCCGGCAGCGGGTAGGTGCCCTCGTACTCGATCGGGTTGGACGTGGCGAGCACGTGGAACGGCGGGTCCAGCGGGTACGTGCGGCCCTCCACGCTCACCTGCATGGCCTCGAGCAGTGCCGCCTGCGTCTTCGGCGGCGTGCGGTTCACCTCGTCGGCGAGCAGCAGGTTGGTGAACACCGGCCCAGGACGGAACTCGAACGTGCCCGCGCCCTGGTCGTAGACGTACGACCCGGTGATGTCCGCGGGCAGCAGGTCGGGGGTGAACTGCACGCGGGTGAACTCCAGCCCGAGCACCTGCGCGAACGACCGCGCGATCAGCGTCTTGCCGAGGCCAGGCAGGTCTTCGAGCAGTACGTGCCCACCGGCGAGGATGCCGGCGAAGACGGCCTCGAGGGCGGCGCGCTTGCCCACCACCGCCTGCTCGACGGCGGTGACGACGCGGTCGGCGTACTCGCCGGCCACGCGCGGCGTGATCACAGCCGCTCGATCGCCGTCACCCAGCCCCGCAGCTGCGTCGCGCTCGGGCTCTCCGGTTGCTCGGTCGTGACGAGAGACCACAGGTCCTCCCCCATGATCGCGTGCGCCTGCTCCGGTTGCCGGCGCCTGTCGACGCCGTGGTGCCTGCGCAGTCGGTCGTCGACGAGGTCGACGAGGATCGGCCGTACTCCGAACTCGAAGTGCCTGGTGCCCGTACGGGCGAAGTCGAGCAGCTCGCTGATGTGGTCGACCCTGGCGAACGCCCGATTGTGCGGCCACTCGGCCAACTGGCCGACCACGGGCTCCACCGGCACCGGATCGCGGCGGTCACCCGCCAGGCCGACGCTGCGAGCAGGCACAGCAGGAGGACGCCTGGCAGCCACACCTCGCGTACCGCCGCCGCGGCCAGGAACGCGACGAACACCGTCGCCGCGACGGTGGCGCCGACGATCTTCGTGAGCTCCCTGGCAATCATGTGCGCGCCCCGTCGAGCGCAGCGCGGACGTCGGCGAGCACCACCTGGCGGCCGTGCGCTCGGCCGCATCCACGGGGTGCGTGGAGTACCGCGCCTCGTGGTACAGCGCGAGCAGCCGGCGTACGGCGGGCTCGGGTGCCCGCCGCTCGGCAAGGATCCGCACGGCGAGGTCGGTCGCCGTCTCCTCCGGCCGGCGCGGCATGCCGAGCCCGGCCGCGGCCTGCTCCAGCCGCGCCCAGCACTCGATCAGCGCGCCCCTGGCGTCCGGGGCGTCGAGCTCGGCCAGTCCGGCGTCCGCGCCGGCGAGCAGCCGCTCCGCCTGCTCCGCGGGCGGCAGCACCTCACCGCCGCGCAGCTCGATCGCCTCACCGGCGAGCGAGTCGCCGATCAGGTCGGTGCGCCGGCACACCCGCGTCAGCAACAGCACCAGCCGTACGAGCACGTACACGATCGGCGCGGCCGCGACGGCTGCGATGCCCACGAGTGCCGCGGTGAACAGCCCGCCCTCGAACGGGCGGATCGGCGGCCGCTGCGGCGGCTCGACCCCGCTCGGTGCCCGCGACTCGGCGACGTCGACGGTGGGCAGCGGCGACGACGTCACAGGCGCACCGCTCGACGCGGCGTACGCCACGACCCCGACGAGCGCGGCGACCACGAGCGCGACCAGCACGGCGCGGACGTGTGCCGTCGCTCTCATCACCGGTCCTGGATGAACTCGGCGGCGCGGGTGAACACCGCGTCGAACATCGGCTGGGTGAGCTTGCCGGTGAACGTGTTCTGCTGACTCGGGTGGAACGAGCCGAGCAGCAGCCGCCGTCCCGCCGGCACCTCGACGCCGTGCCCGAACGCCGGGCGCCTGGTGGGCAGCACGTACTCGGCCAGCCGCATCGCGTGCCAGGCGGCCTGCCAGGCGAACGCACCGAGCGCGACCACCACCCGTACGGTCGGCGCCGCCAGCTCCAGCTCGCGCAGCAGCCACGGCTCGCAGGCGTCGCGCTCGGCCGGCGTGGGCTTGTTCGCCGGCGGCGCACACCGTACGGCCGCCGTCACGCGGGCGCCGAGCAGCCGCAGCCCGTCGGACGGGTCGCGGCACTCCGGCTGGTTCGCGAAGCCCGCCCGGTACATGGCGCGGTAGAGCCAGTCGCCGCTGCGGTCCCCGGTGAACATCCGGCCGGTACGGTTCGCGCCGTGCGCCGCGGGCGCGAGGCCGACCACGAGCAGCGCCGGGTCGGCGACGCCGAACCCGGGCACCGGGCGGCCCCAGTAGACCTGCTCGGCGAACGCCTTGCGCCGCTCGCGGGCGACCTGCTCCCGCCAGTCGACCAACCGTGGGCAGGCCCGGCAGACGCTGACCCCGGCGTCCACCTCGGCGACGTCCGCGGCGGCGCCGGCGAGCGTACGGACTGCCGCGGGACCCTCGGCCACCGGCGTACGTGCCGTGGCCGGCTCCCCCGGCCACTGCTGCCCGGTCGCCTCCTGCACGAGGACACGATGCCACGTCCCTGCCGGCTGCGCAGCCGGACGTTACCGTGCGGCGG
The Streptosporangiales bacterium genome window above contains:
- a CDS encoding NAD(P)/FAD-dependent oxidoreductase, with translation MSASRPHILVIGGGYVGMYTAYGLQRRLRPGQAHVTLVSPESYMTYQPFLPEAAAGSLEPRHVVAPLRKVLPKVRVINAELTGLDHASRTATIRAISGEERQLGYDVVVLALGSVARTLPVPGLAEEGIGFRNVGEAIYLRNQVLSRLDLAVSTDDEKRRRRALSFVFVGGGYAGVEALAELEDMARDACDYYKGLDPAEMRWVLVEAADRIMPEVDLDMANYTVDRLENRGIEVRLNTKLDSCVDGQVRLTDGTEFESDTVVWTAGVKPHPVLAATDLPLDAKGRVACDAKLRVDGVPDAWAAGDCAAVPDVTNPGEICAPSAQHAVRQAKLLAKNVLATIRGGEANEYRHAHVGSVASLGLHKGVAQVYGVKLTGLPAWFMHRTYHVSRMPTWNRKVRVVGDWTFALFFRRENVSLGQLHRPRQEFELATRTGALPERQARS
- a CDS encoding AAA domain-containing protein, with protein sequence MITPRVAGEYADRVVTAVEQAVVGKRAALEAVFAGILAGGHVLLEDLPGLGKTLIARSFAQVLGLEFTRVQFTPDLLPADITGSYVYDQGAGTFEFRPGPVFTNLLLADEVNRTPPKTQAALLEAMQVSVEGRTYPLDPPFHVLATSNPIEYEGTYPLPEAQLDRFLLRVSLGYPSDDDEWEVLRRRIARQQEAQLLDPVVDKATLSAMQHAVEQVAVEDTVGRYVVALVAATRAHSQVLVGASPRGALAVLAGARAMAVLRGRDYLLPEDVQQVAPAALAHRVTVKPEMWLRRVTAAGIVTEVLEQVPAPRTAAAPTYTADWEDTR
- a CDS encoding DUF4129 domain-containing protein; protein product: MRATAHVRAVLVALVVAALVGVVAYAASSGAPVTSSPLPTVDVAESRAPSGVEPPQRPPIRPFEGGLFTAALVGIAAVAAAPIVYVLVRLVLLLTRVCRRTDLIGDSLAGEAIELRGGEVLPPAEQAERLLAGADAGLAELDAPDARGALIECWARLEQAAAGLGMPRRPEETATDLAVRILAERRAPEPAVRRLLALYHEARYSTHPVDAAERTAARWCSPTSALRSTGRAHDCQGAHEDRRRHRRGDGVRRVPGRGGGTRGVAARRPPAVPARSVGLAGDRRDPVPVEPVVGQLAEWPHNRAFARVDHISELLDFARTGTRHFEFGVRPILVDLVDDRLRRHHGVDRRRQPEQAHAIMGEDLWSLVTTEQPESPSATQLRGWVTAIERL
- a CDS encoding MOSC domain-containing protein — its product is MTNSPVLLSVNVGRARPTEHSDVDVTGIDKRPVDGQVEVRAPGPEQGTSGVVGDHVCDYRHHGGDDQAVYAYAREDLDRWQEELGRPLTNGVFGENLTTTGLDVTAAVIGERWRIGDALLEVCSVRIPCRTFAGWLAERGWVRRFTERAVPGAYLRVLEPGAVGAGMPVDVVSRPDHGLTVGRTFLALTTEPELLPELLLADALVDEAKEKARRRTGAATHHGGR
- a CDS encoding uracil-DNA glycosylase, producing MQEATGQQWPGEPATARTPVAEGPAAVRTLAGAAADVAEVDAGVSVCRACPRLVDWREQVARERRKAFAEQVYWGRPVPGFGVADPALLVVGLAPAAHGANRTGRMFTGDRSGDWLYRAMYRAGFANQPECRDPSDGLRLLGARVTAAVRCAPPANKPTPAERDACEPWLLRELELAAPTVRVVVALGAFAWQAAWHAMRLAEYVLPTRRPAFGHGVEVPAGRRLLLGSFHPSQQNTFTGKLTQPMFDAVFTRAAEFIQDR
- a CDS encoding siderophore-interacting protein — protein: MPWIKTELRRRAQARLAAPAPFRRVEVRRNRALGPRFRRVTIGGAELAGFPGGELPADAVKLFLPLPGQSTVTLPTRTPDGRLQYPTGDRRPDARAYTVRRFDPHALELDVDVVMHGASTSTRWASAAQPGDELALTGPRHDFYASPEVDHHLVVGDETALPAIATILEHLPAQTQVTAVVEVDQAAEELPLRTAPGTRVYWVHRGGKAPGSTDLLLRTVRDLDWPAGEVQAWVGAETGVARAVRSLLRERGVRPECQQVSGYWRRGLSSAELDELALRRYRRAQATGEEIDDLAPEDDAA
- a CDS encoding DUF58 domain-containing protein, giving the protein MRAAGAAPAWAFRRAVAVAMLCVLAGFALGRADVVVLGVPFALYAAVAWARAAAPRLRASLLLDRDRVLEGETVVGTVRLHSDVDLDAVTVSLALPHQLRAVDPLTRTVAVRADVPCDVDVRLQALRWGRHQLGPARVSPHGPHLGSTAAAVDLPGARITVIGTQERFHVADLTPYALAAAGGHRSRRHGDGLEFAAVRPFAFGDRVRQVNWRVTARLGDLHVNDTLTDRMSEVVVLLDAAFGAGRSGGVHGAASSLDVTVRAAGAIATHYLRAGDTVSLVEFGGHIRDLSGLHGRGAVTRALDWLVDTTPGTLGWDVQGQAHRSTAAARPCARRGAEPVARGALHRAAGHAAATRPGHRRGRHQAGGRTTAAAAVARRDGAADLAAGAGAHRRPARRGRSAGRRLGGRRQHRRGAPRRGGHVARTEGSGPMTPRSRFAGPVLRRTGTGVALVVRLAHLVLAVATSAFVVAAVPSNLPLSGFVVVVAVVAVLGTLDSSGVWSTGTLVLLVVEYLVAVASARSAAAGMGVLAAVVTAVYLVHATGALAAVLPPGSKVARGVLVRWALSTATVVVAGLAFMLAFAVLPSVRPGVGWLVVGALAVAALLLLPALAFRRRGQATRGSVEP